In one Vibrio sp. YMD68 genomic region, the following are encoded:
- a CDS encoding ATP-binding cassette domain-containing protein: protein MHRNNNQDNSPKVAFSLAAAQLRTSLLWVLFFSFFINIFVLALPFYSLQVFDRVLTSQSLDTLWLLSIITIAFIILHSVLDWIRQRMLLSISENWSTGVGAPLHSASIFASNGNNANNSQIIDLMKGVRNTLSSSLGPLFDLPWTPLLLLFLTGLHPLYGAICLVVIALLFGLSLLNFRHRTNTNIHQLTLTQSSIDDTNSVRAMGMTQNIAALANAQDTTLYQKLVNGLGLTANLTSITKFIRALAQVSLVAIGAVLVIEREITAGAMIAATMLSARVFSPYEALVNSLYPWINAIRYWKELSQIALNCPKEPEEASLPAAQGKLIVENLMILYPDSNKPFLSRINIDIPSGSCIAIVGDSGSGKSTLLKALAGLIRPNLGQVRLDGATYLQWYSEGLSDVLGYYSTDSKFLPGSIVDNLSLFQPQFDVQTVYNACKAVGMHEQILKWPKGYETDIEKDLVPSSSEYHKLLLARTLFSTPKVLIWDQPDAFLGPTSEKLLHQILIARKRLGLTTLYTTNQSPLLGFSDRIIFLENGTIKSDTETKHIAAAQKVPMKKVSNNG, encoded by the coding sequence TTGCACCGTAACAACAATCAGGATAACTCTCCCAAAGTCGCATTTTCTCTTGCTGCGGCACAGCTTAGAACTAGCCTACTCTGGGTGCTCTTTTTTTCATTTTTCATCAATATTTTTGTCTTAGCACTTCCCTTTTATTCACTCCAAGTTTTTGACCGTGTACTCACCTCTCAAAGCCTTGATACTCTATGGCTACTTTCAATCATTACCATTGCATTCATCATATTGCATTCTGTTCTTGATTGGATAAGACAGCGTATGTTGCTGTCTATCAGTGAAAATTGGAGCACTGGAGTCGGAGCACCTCTCCATAGCGCCTCTATTTTTGCTAGTAACGGTAACAATGCTAACAATTCACAAATAATCGACTTAATGAAAGGCGTTCGCAATACGCTCTCTTCTTCTCTAGGTCCGCTATTCGATTTACCTTGGACACCGTTGTTATTACTATTTTTAACGGGGCTACATCCTTTATATGGCGCTATTTGTCTGGTTGTAATCGCTTTGCTTTTTGGCTTGTCATTACTGAATTTTCGCCACAGAACCAATACCAATATCCATCAATTAACTCTCACTCAGAGCTCGATTGATGATACAAATAGCGTAAGAGCGATGGGGATGACTCAAAACATTGCCGCTCTAGCGAATGCTCAGGATACGACACTCTACCAAAAACTAGTCAATGGCTTAGGCCTGACAGCAAATCTTACCAGCATAACCAAATTTATCCGCGCACTGGCTCAAGTGTCCCTTGTCGCGATAGGCGCTGTTTTAGTCATTGAACGAGAAATAACCGCTGGTGCTATGATAGCGGCAACAATGCTATCAGCCAGGGTATTTTCTCCATACGAAGCACTTGTAAATAGCTTATACCCCTGGATTAATGCCATTAGATATTGGAAAGAGCTCTCTCAAATCGCATTAAACTGCCCAAAAGAACCTGAAGAAGCGAGCTTGCCAGCAGCACAAGGTAAACTCATCGTAGAAAACCTCATGATTCTTTACCCTGACAGCAATAAGCCTTTTTTATCTCGTATTAATATCGATATCCCATCAGGCAGCTGCATCGCGATAGTAGGAGACTCGGGAAGTGGGAAAAGTACACTTTTGAAAGCACTAGCAGGACTTATTAGACCCAATCTAGGGCAAGTCCGACTTGACGGCGCTACTTATCTTCAATGGTATTCTGAAGGGCTCTCTGATGTATTAGGGTACTACTCCACTGACTCCAAATTCTTACCAGGCTCTATCGTCGACAACCTATCTTTATTCCAACCTCAGTTCGATGTGCAAACCGTCTACAACGCCTGTAAAGCCGTTGGCATGCACGAACAAATTTTGAAGTGGCCAAAAGGATACGAAACCGATATAGAAAAAGATCTGGTTCCTTCAAGCTCCGAATACCATAAGTTACTCTTAGCTCGCACCCTCTTTTCTACCCCAAAAGTACTTATTTGGGATCAACCAGATGCTTTTCTAGGGCCTACATCAGAAAAATTGTTACACCAAATTCTGATAGCCCGGAAGCGACTCGGCCTAACGACTCTTTACACTACCAATCAATCACCATTGCTCGGGTTTAGCGATCGCATCATATTCTTAGAGAACGGCACTATTAAAAGTGATACCGAAACCAAACACATTGCGGCAGCGCAAAAAGTACCAATGAAAAAGGTGTCCAATAATGGCTGA